A genomic window from Fibrobacter sp. UWEL includes:
- the uca gene encoding urea carboxylase, giving the protein MFKKVLIANRGEIACRVIRSLKEMGVKSVAVYSDPDETAAHVLMADEAVRVGPAAAKDSYLNVDAILAAIKQTGAEAVHPGYGFLSENAEFAKILEENGVAFIGPTPKQLIEFGLKHRSKELAEEFGVPLVPGTGLLNSVDEAAEGAGKIGYPVMLKSTAGGGGIGMAICHSETELRESYDRIKRLSENNFKNAGLFVEKYVERGRHVEVQVFGDGEGNAVVLGERDCSVQRRNQKVVEETPAPCLPQATREALHASALRLVQGVQYRSAGTVEFIYDAKDDKFYFLEVNTRLQVEHGVTETVFGVDLVRWMIEQAAGRRPFEIGAQFTPKGHAMEFRVYAEDPGKNYRPSSGLLTEVSFPEGIRVDTWVSRGTEVSAFYDPLLAKVIVAGDDRDDNIAKARKVLEQVKLCGFETNIKLLQDVLEMEDFINGKVSTWILNDYKYENKIFEVLAPGLQTTIQDYPGRLNLWDVGIPPSGPMDNYSFRLANKIVGNADDAAGIEMTLSGCSLAFHTDTVIAWVGGDFPAKLNGAACSKNTPVEVHDGDVLKFGITKMGQRAYLAIRGGIDVPDYLGSKSTFTLGGFGGHGGRALAAGDILHIGNAIATEPVVPAEAALPQISTQWEIGVMYGPHGAPDYLTQEDIDEFFAANWEVHYNSSRTGIRLIGPQPKWARPDGGEAGLHPSNLHDNAYAIGTVDFTGDMPIILGVDGPSLGGFACPVTIVSSELWKMGQLRSGDRVKFVPLTAESAEEIRLAREANLANVAAASAAIPALVAAPVVTPIIAEFHKDSADEMDHIVVRADGDNYVLVEFGPAIIDLRLRFTAHAWMLAVKEQMADLVIDVTPGIRSIQIHYDIAKIRQGEMLAKLADLAEHLKKNKVTKVPTRTVYLPLSWDDPQTRVAIEKYVTTVRPGAPWCCPNNIEFIRRVNGLDSIADVKNIVMNADYLVMGLGDVYLGAPVATPLDPRHRLVTTKYNPARTWTPENAVGIGGAYMCVYGMEGPGGYQFVGRTVQMWNRFKKTSDFTLPYLLRFFDVVKYYEVGADELLQMRKDFIAGKFHVKIVESSFDITEYEKFLADNATTIDAFETKRKNAFEEEKQRWIANGQFTFESHSADAAPAAEVTLADGEEGVYSPVAGSLWKLVVSEVGAKFKAGDTLAILESMKTEIPVVADEDGVVTQVFGKQGGEIRSGQCLFAVKPM; this is encoded by the coding sequence ATGTTTAAGAAAGTACTGATTGCGAACCGTGGCGAAATTGCTTGCCGTGTCATTCGTTCTCTAAAAGAAATGGGCGTAAAGTCCGTGGCGGTCTATTCCGATCCCGACGAAACTGCTGCCCATGTTTTGATGGCTGATGAAGCGGTCCGTGTTGGCCCTGCCGCCGCCAAGGATAGCTACCTGAATGTGGACGCCATCCTAGCTGCCATTAAGCAGACCGGTGCCGAAGCCGTTCACCCGGGTTATGGTTTCTTAAGTGAAAATGCAGAATTTGCAAAAATCTTGGAAGAAAATGGCGTTGCCTTTATTGGCCCCACTCCCAAGCAGTTGATTGAATTTGGTTTAAAGCACCGCAGTAAGGAACTGGCCGAAGAATTTGGTGTTCCCCTGGTTCCTGGTACCGGCCTTTTGAATAGCGTTGATGAAGCTGCAGAAGGTGCTGGAAAGATTGGCTACCCCGTCATGCTCAAGAGCACTGCAGGCGGTGGCGGCATTGGTATGGCTATTTGCCACAGCGAAACTGAACTCCGCGAAAGCTATGATCGTATTAAGCGTCTTAGCGAAAACAACTTCAAGAACGCAGGACTCTTTGTAGAAAAGTATGTGGAACGTGGCCGCCACGTAGAAGTCCAGGTTTTCGGTGATGGTGAAGGTAATGCCGTTGTTCTCGGTGAACGCGATTGCTCCGTGCAGCGCCGTAACCAGAAGGTTGTTGAAGAAACTCCGGCTCCTTGCCTTCCGCAGGCTACTCGTGAAGCCCTCCATGCTTCTGCCCTCCGCCTGGTACAGGGTGTTCAGTACCGCTCTGCAGGTACCGTTGAATTTATTTACGATGCCAAGGATGACAAGTTCTACTTCCTGGAAGTGAATACCCGTTTGCAGGTGGAACATGGCGTCACCGAAACGGTGTTCGGTGTGGATCTGGTGCGCTGGATGATCGAACAGGCCGCAGGGAGACGCCCCTTCGAAATCGGTGCCCAGTTTACCCCCAAGGGCCATGCCATGGAATTTCGCGTATACGCCGAAGATCCGGGCAAGAACTATCGCCCCTCCAGTGGCCTGTTGACCGAAGTTTCCTTCCCCGAAGGCATTCGCGTAGACACCTGGGTTTCTCGCGGTACCGAAGTCAGTGCCTTCTACGATCCTCTGTTGGCAAAGGTGATTGTGGCCGGCGACGATCGCGACGACAACATTGCCAAGGCTCGCAAGGTTTTGGAACAGGTCAAGCTCTGTGGTTTTGAAACCAACATCAAGCTTTTGCAGGATGTCCTTGAAATGGAAGACTTTATTAACGGTAAGGTCTCTACCTGGATCCTGAACGATTACAAGTACGAAAACAAGATTTTTGAAGTGCTGGCTCCGGGCCTCCAGACAACCATCCAGGATTATCCGGGTCGTTTGAATCTGTGGGATGTAGGTATTCCTCCTAGCGGTCCTATGGATAACTACAGTTTCCGCCTTGCCAACAAGATTGTGGGTAACGCCGATGACGCCGCCGGTATCGAAATGACTCTTTCCGGCTGCTCCCTTGCCTTCCATACCGATACGGTGATTGCATGGGTGGGCGGTGATTTCCCTGCAAAGCTGAACGGTGCTGCATGCTCCAAGAACACTCCTGTTGAAGTTCACGATGGTGATGTGCTGAAGTTCGGTATTACCAAGATGGGTCAGCGTGCTTACCTGGCTATTCGCGGTGGTATTGACGTTCCCGATTATCTGGGAAGCAAGTCTACCTTTACCCTGGGCGGTTTCGGTGGACACGGCGGTCGCGCTTTGGCTGCTGGCGATATCCTCCACATTGGTAACGCCATTGCTACAGAACCTGTGGTTCCTGCAGAAGCCGCTCTTCCGCAGATTTCTACCCAGTGGGAAATTGGCGTGATGTACGGCCCTCATGGTGCTCCTGACTATTTGACTCAGGAAGACATTGATGAATTCTTTGCCGCTAATTGGGAAGTTCATTACAACTCTTCTAGAACTGGCATTCGTTTGATTGGACCTCAGCCCAAGTGGGCTCGCCCCGATGGCGGTGAAGCAGGCCTTCATCCTTCCAACCTTCACGATAACGCCTACGCCATTGGTACCGTAGACTTTACTGGCGACATGCCCATTATTTTGGGCGTAGATGGCCCCAGCCTGGGTGGCTTTGCTTGCCCTGTTACCATCGTTTCTTCTGAACTTTGGAAGATGGGTCAGCTCCGCAGTGGTGACCGCGTCAAGTTCGTTCCCCTCACTGCCGAAAGCGCCGAAGAAATTCGCTTGGCTCGTGAAGCAAACCTTGCAAATGTCGCTGCTGCTTCCGCTGCAATTCCTGCTTTGGTTGCCGCTCCTGTGGTCACTCCCATTATTGCCGAATTCCACAAGGATAGCGCCGATGAAATGGATCACATCGTTGTCCGCGCCGATGGTGACAACTATGTGCTGGTTGAATTTGGCCCTGCCATTATTGACCTTCGCCTCCGCTTTACCGCTCACGCCTGGATGCTGGCTGTTAAGGAACAGATGGCCGACCTGGTCATTGACGTTACCCCGGGTATTCGCTCTATCCAGATCCATTACGATATTGCAAAAATCCGTCAGGGTGAAATGCTTGCAAAGCTTGCTGACCTTGCCGAACACCTGAAGAAGAACAAGGTCACCAAGGTTCCCACCCGTACAGTTTACCTGCCCCTTTCTTGGGACGACCCCCAGACTCGCGTGGCTATCGAAAAGTACGTGACCACCGTTCGCCCCGGTGCACCTTGGTGCTGCCCCAACAACATCGAATTCATCCGCCGCGTTAACGGCCTGGATTCCATTGCCGATGTGAAGAACATTGTCATGAACGCCGATTACTTGGTCATGGGCCTGGGCGACGTTTATCTGGGCGCTCCTGTGGCTACTCCGCTGGATCCTCGCCATCGTCTGGTGACCACCAAGTACAACCCGGCTCGTACCTGGACTCCCGAAAACGCTGTGGGTATTGGCGGCGCATACATGTGCGTCTATGGCATGGAAGGTCCCGGCGGCTATCAGTTCGTTGGCCGTACCGTCCAGATGTGGAATCGTTTCAAAAAGACAAGCGACTTCACCTTGCCTTACCTGCTCCGCTTCTTTGACGTGGTCAAGTACTACGAAGTGGGTGCCGATGAACTTCTGCAGATGCGCAAGGATTTCATCGCTGGCAAGTTCCACGTAAAGATCGTGGAAAGTTCCTTCGACATTACCGAATACGAAAAGTTCCTGGCAGATAACGCAACGACCATCGATGCCTTTGAAACCAAGCGCAAGAACGCCTTCGAAGAAGAAAAGCAGCGTTGGATTGCAAATGGTCAGTTCACTTTCGAAAGCCATAGCGCTGACGCAGCCCCCGCTGCAGAGGTGACCTTGGCCGACGGCGAAGAAGGTGTGTACAGTCCTGTGGCTGGTTCCCTCTGGAAGCTAGTTGTTTCTGAAGTGGGCGCCAAGTTCAAGGCTGGCGATACCCTGGCTATTTTGGAAAGTATGAAGACCGAAATCCCGGTGGTTGCCGACGAAGACGGTGTCGTTACTCAGGTCTTTGGAAAGCAAGGTGGCGAAATCCGCTCCGGTCAATGCCTCTTTGCCGTAAAGCCCATGTAA
- a CDS encoding alpha/beta hydrolase, whose product MSELVYRGFTQAELDAGYDNSNAVADSALLLKAFDNRSDMIAKEFVEFMHLTYGNGTRNRFDYFSCGNRKAPLFLFIHGGYWQMRCKDTFRFLARGPLANGFNVANVGYTLAPEMSLTGIIYEIRLAIKVLRSRADELGFDANRIYVSGWSAGGHLCVSVLDETGVQGALAISGIYDLEPISKSYLNEKLKLTSDEVIRLSPARVPLVRKPVVIVSGSDELPELRRQSLEFATLRAAERVPGTYSLLEGHNHFSILTELEKTNGALSRMLCMMAGK is encoded by the coding sequence ATGAGCGAACTTGTTTATCGTGGCTTTACCCAGGCGGAACTGGATGCTGGTTACGACAACTCCAATGCGGTTGCCGATAGCGCATTGCTGTTGAAAGCTTTTGACAATCGTAGCGATATGATTGCAAAAGAATTCGTTGAATTCATGCATCTAACCTATGGGAACGGGACTCGAAACAGGTTCGACTATTTTAGCTGCGGTAATCGTAAGGCTCCGCTGTTCTTGTTCATTCATGGTGGCTATTGGCAGATGCGCTGCAAGGATACTTTCCGTTTCCTTGCGAGGGGTCCGCTGGCCAATGGCTTTAATGTGGCCAATGTTGGCTATACCTTGGCTCCCGAAATGTCTTTGACGGGAATCATTTACGAAATTCGGTTGGCCATAAAGGTATTGCGCAGCCGTGCCGATGAATTGGGTTTTGATGCTAATCGCATTTATGTTTCGGGCTGGTCTGCTGGGGGCCACCTTTGCGTTTCTGTTCTTGATGAAACAGGGGTGCAGGGCGCATTGGCCATTAGCGGCATCTACGATCTGGAACCGATTTCCAAAAGCTACCTGAATGAAAAATTGAAATTGACTTCCGACGAGGTGATTCGCCTGAGCCCTGCTCGCGTGCCGCTGGTGAGGAAGCCTGTTGTCATTGTTTCGGGAAGTGATGAACTTCCGGAACTGCGTCGACAGAGTCTTGAATTTGCAACTCTCAGAGCTGCAGAACGTGTACCGGGAACTTATTCCCTGCTAGAGGGCCATAATCATTTTTCGATTCTTACCGAATTGGAAAAAACTAATGGCGCTCTTTCCCGGATGCTTTGCATGATGGCGGGGAAGTAA
- a CDS encoding DUF1989 domain-containing protein, giving the protein MNSKLLESSRKVEDAVFDVTVNAGDGYMLPLKKGQILRLIDVCGNQSGDVQIYNQRDKTERYNANNTITAQANTMIELGTVIRSNLNNPMLTVIADTCGEHDTLGSGCSAEGNCVRYTDKTRYMHSCRDTFVRTLQNFGMSKRDQTCNLNFFTKVILDDTGRLEFADGISGPGKYIDMRADMDVLFLLSDCSQLNNPCNDYNPTPIRMVVWDA; this is encoded by the coding sequence ATGAATTCCAAACTTCTTGAAAGTTCCCGCAAGGTCGAAGATGCTGTCTTCGATGTTACGGTGAATGCAGGTGACGGCTATATGCTGCCCTTGAAGAAGGGGCAGATTCTACGCTTGATCGATGTTTGCGGAAACCAGTCCGGTGACGTGCAGATTTATAACCAGCGCGATAAAACCGAACGCTACAATGCCAACAATACCATAACCGCCCAGGCCAACACCATGATTGAGTTGGGTACGGTTATTCGCAGTAACCTGAACAATCCTATGTTGACGGTGATTGCAGATACTTGCGGTGAGCACGATACTCTTGGCAGTGGCTGTTCTGCAGAAGGGAACTGTGTGCGTTATACGGATAAGACCCGTTATATGCATAGCTGTCGCGACACTTTTGTGCGTACCTTGCAGAACTTTGGCATGAGTAAGCGAGATCAGACTTGCAACCTGAATTTCTTTACCAAGGTTATTCTGGATGACACTGGTCGCCTGGAATTTGCCGATGGTATTTCGGGGCCGGGCAAGTACATTGACATGCGTGCCGATATGGATGTGCTGTTCTTGCTGAGCGATTGCTCCCAGCTGAATAACCCTTGTAATGACTATAACCCCACTCCCATTCGTATGGTGGTGTGGGACGCATAA
- a CDS encoding urea amidolyase associated protein UAAP2: protein MYTKYLESSLKEEDAVYVEDVPAGAGWLHLIKKGQTFRILDLKGNQAVDTLFINANDPSERYSVQQTVQRQANCLVGVGTKLYSNDDNPMLTVVADTCGDHDTLGSACSCESNTCRYSLDKRYMHACRESFLKVLLETPDLDKRDQVNNLNFFMYVPFDERGNLNFADGISSPGKYVEMKAEMDVYAVVSNCPQLNNPCNAYDPTPVRMIIWDA, encoded by the coding sequence ATGTATACAAAATATCTCGAAAGCTCCCTGAAAGAAGAAGATGCTGTTTATGTTGAAGACGTGCCGGCTGGTGCTGGCTGGCTTCACCTGATCAAGAAAGGTCAGACTTTTAGAATCCTGGACCTGAAGGGCAACCAGGCCGTAGATACGCTTTTCATTAACGCAAACGATCCTTCTGAACGTTACAGCGTGCAGCAGACTGTTCAGCGTCAGGCTAACTGCCTGGTAGGCGTTGGTACCAAGCTTTATTCCAACGATGACAATCCTATGCTTACTGTTGTTGCCGATACTTGCGGCGACCATGATACTCTGGGATCTGCCTGCTCTTGCGAAAGTAATACTTGCCGCTATTCTCTGGACAAGCGTTATATGCACGCCTGCCGCGAATCCTTCCTGAAGGTCTTGCTTGAAACTCCGGATTTAGACAAGCGTGATCAGGTGAACAACTTGAACTTCTTTATGTACGTGCCTTTTGATGAACGGGGCAACCTGAACTTTGCCGATGGTATTTCTAGCCCGGGCAAGTATGTAGAAATGAAGGCTGAAATGGATGTATATGCTGTGGTGAGCAACTGCCCCCAGCTGAACAATCCCTGCAACGCCTACGATCCCACCCCCGTTCGCATGATTATCTGGGACGCATAA
- a CDS encoding urea amidolyase associated protein UAAP1, with the protein MSESKVLLEKTIAGGWNYSRIVKKGQKIRLTDIEGGANASVMCYNAKNMTERFNLGDTLKIQHICRIAKNCCLYSDMGRILLSVVEDTVGWHDPLCGCTHANLIKERFGEQTYQASHNDFFRNGYDSLLVEIGKHGLTKRDFTELVNFFSKVVVTPDGKMTFVENNSKVGDYVELRAEMDTLVVIDTGLHPLNPTKEYLRKPVKVELLTCDDSTAEDPCFTWCPENGRGFINTADYNL; encoded by the coding sequence ATGTCTGAATCTAAAGTCTTACTTGAAAAAACAATTGCTGGTGGCTGGAACTATTCCCGTATTGTGAAGAAGGGCCAGAAGATTCGCCTGACCGATATTGAAGGCGGCGCCAATGCAAGCGTCATGTGCTATAATGCCAAGAATATGACCGAACGTTTTAATCTCGGTGATACTCTGAAAATCCAGCACATCTGCCGCATCGCCAAGAACTGCTGCCTCTATAGCGATATGGGCCGCATCCTTTTGAGCGTTGTAGAAGATACCGTTGGCTGGCACGATCCTCTGTGCGGCTGCACTCATGCAAATCTTATCAAGGAACGTTTTGGTGAACAGACTTACCAGGCTTCCCACAACGATTTCTTCCGTAATGGTTACGATTCCCTGCTGGTGGAAATCGGCAAGCATGGCCTGACCAAGCGTGACTTTACTGAACTTGTAAACTTCTTCAGCAAGGTGGTTGTAACTCCCGATGGCAAGATGACCTTCGTAGAGAACAACTCCAAGGTCGGTGACTATGTAGAGCTCCGTGCCGAAATGGATACCCTTGTTGTGATTGATACTGGTCTTCATCCTCTGAACCCCACTAAGGAATACCTGCGCAAGCCTGTTAAGGTTGAACTCTTGACTTGCGATGATTCTACTGCTGAAGATCCTTGCTTTACTTGGTGTCCGGAAAATGGCCGCGGTTTCATTAACACTGCAGACTATAACCTTTAA
- a CDS encoding ABC transporter ATP-binding protein, whose product MADSKIISPAEDIILEARHIVKDFEETNGSGTHRVLDDVSFGVRRREFLSIIGPSGCGKSTLIRIAAGLETATSGEFYLDGKKVKGTSAERGMVFQKYTLFPWMSVKKNVMFGLESIGYGGEAEEIAEQWLQIVGLEKYGEYFPKQLSGGMQQRVAIARALAPQPRVLLMDEPFGALDAQTRSQMQKYLLEVWKNIDITIIFVTHDLDEAVFLSDRILTLQANPGKVKEMVDVHSVPRPRNKDSFLLPEFIEKRKHIENLIHPPKLVEEPEEEFKIVNMIAKK is encoded by the coding sequence ATGGCCGACTCTAAGATTATTTCCCCTGCCGAAGATATTATTCTGGAAGCCCGCCACATTGTAAAGGACTTCGAGGAAACAAACGGCTCTGGTACTCATCGCGTTTTGGACGATGTTTCCTTTGGTGTGCGTCGTCGCGAATTCCTCTCTATTATTGGCCCTTCTGGTTGCGGTAAGTCTACTTTGATTCGCATTGCCGCAGGCCTTGAAACAGCAACCTCTGGCGAATTCTATCTGGACGGTAAGAAGGTAAAGGGTACCAGCGCCGAACGAGGCATGGTATTCCAGAAGTATACGCTTTTCCCCTGGATGTCTGTGAAGAAGAACGTAATGTTCGGCTTGGAATCCATTGGCTACGGCGGCGAAGCTGAAGAAATTGCCGAACAGTGGCTGCAGATTGTGGGTCTCGAAAAGTATGGCGAATACTTCCCAAAGCAGCTTTCTGGCGGTATGCAGCAGCGAGTTGCAATTGCCCGAGCTTTGGCCCCGCAGCCCCGCGTGCTCTTGATGGATGAACCTTTCGGTGCCCTTGATGCACAGACCCGCTCCCAGATGCAGAAGTACTTGCTGGAAGTGTGGAAGAACATTGATATCACCATTATCTTCGTAACTCATGATCTTGATGAAGCTGTTTTCCTGTCTGATAGAATCTTGACGCTGCAGGCAAACCCCGGCAAGGTGAAGGAAATGGTGGATGTTCATTCTGTTCCTCGTCCCCGTAATAAAGATAGCTTCTTGCTGCCTGAGTTTATCGAAAAGCGTAAGCACATTGAAAATCTGATTCACCCGCCCAAATTGGTGGAAGAACCCGAAGAAGAATTCAAAATCGTGAACATGATCGCCAAGAAGTAA
- a CDS encoding ABC transporter permease, whose amino-acid sequence MTNPVGIQKTVGKKWTMVLAILSFVIPLATWSVISYVPFVYHPLMRVVDAGDSMFCMPGDEIDRANFAEENKNLVEAGEKPMTGVRANPAYLPAPHEVAKALVTAFTTEPKRDGDVWFYQSILHSVKIVFLAFFLSSLVGVPMGMLSGAIPFFEKLTGPFIEFFRYFPAPVFGALAVAILGINDAPKIAIIIIGTFFQQVPMIAATTRRADGALIEAARTLGSSPKRILFKVILPEIAPKMYKDMRILLGWAWTYLIVAEVVGTSSGITWFINQQAKYRNFDNVYAAIVILGIIGLGCDLILAWLGKKIFAWEDGRVGVGAKIKNEVFGPRENVFSFRLTAEEKALKEKNNGRL is encoded by the coding sequence ATGACTAATCCTGTTGGAATTCAAAAGACTGTCGGAAAGAAATGGACTATGGTTTTGGCCATTCTTTCCTTTGTGATTCCCCTGGCTACCTGGAGCGTGATTAGCTATGTGCCTTTTGTGTATCACCCGCTGATGCGCGTGGTGGACGCTGGCGATAGCATGTTCTGTATGCCTGGTGATGAAATTGATCGTGCCAACTTCGCCGAAGAAAACAAGAACTTGGTTGAAGCTGGTGAAAAGCCCATGACCGGCGTTCGCGCCAACCCTGCTTACCTGCCGGCCCCTCACGAAGTGGCCAAGGCCTTGGTAACGGCTTTTACCACGGAACCCAAGCGCGATGGCGATGTATGGTTCTACCAGAGCATCCTCCATTCCGTAAAGATTGTGTTCCTGGCCTTCTTCCTTTCGAGCCTTGTGGGCGTGCCCATGGGCATGCTTTCTGGTGCCATTCCTTTCTTCGAAAAACTGACTGGGCCCTTCATTGAATTCTTCCGCTATTTCCCGGCTCCGGTTTTTGGCGCTTTGGCTGTTGCCATCCTTGGCATTAACGATGCTCCGAAAATCGCCATCATTATCATCGGTACTTTCTTCCAACAGGTGCCTATGATTGCGGCAACCACCCGTCGTGCCGATGGCGCCTTGATTGAAGCGGCTCGTACTTTGGGTTCTTCTCCCAAGCGTATTCTCTTCAAGGTAATTCTCCCTGAAATTGCTCCCAAGATGTACAAGGACATGCGAATCCTCTTGGGTTGGGCATGGACCTATTTGATTGTCGCTGAAGTGGTGGGAACAAGTTCCGGTATTACTTGGTTCATAAATCAGCAGGCCAAGTATCGTAATTTCGATAACGTCTATGCTGCCATTGTGATTCTTGGAATTATTGGTCTTGGCTGCGACCTGATTTTGGCATGGCTGGGCAAGAAGATCTTTGCCTGGGAAGATGGCCGAGTAGGCGTAGGTGCAAAGATTAAGAATGAAGTTTTTGGACCGAGAGAAAATGTTTTCTCCTTCCGTTTGACTGCAGAAGAAAAAGCTCTGAAGGAGAAGAACAATGGCCGACTCTAA
- a CDS encoding ABC transporter substrate-binding protein, producing the protein MNISKFLIAGVMALAATVYAQKPVLKIAYSDWPGWTAWEIAEKKGFFKKHDVEVKLEWFDYGPSMDAFAAKKVDAVGVANGDAMVLNATGARNVTILINDYSNGNDKIVGAPGINSIKDLKGKKVGVEIGCLSHALLINALQKNGLKPSEVTLVNMPTHQAVQTLESGEVAAVVAWVPHSVNALEKVKGSKELYTSANEPGIIYDLLVVSQESLMKNKAEWAKVVAAWDDVVAYLKDPANKDEAVKILAARVGISEAQYSKFMGGTKFLSLSESVKYFKKGEGYNSIYGSSKIVDKFFVDNKVYDKSVDVNRFIMPKFTEDALKK; encoded by the coding sequence ATGAATATTTCCAAGTTCTTGATTGCAGGCGTTATGGCTTTGGCTGCAACCGTTTACGCTCAGAAGCCTGTTCTGAAGATTGCCTACAGCGATTGGCCGGGTTGGACCGCCTGGGAAATTGCCGAAAAGAAGGGCTTCTTTAAGAAGCACGATGTGGAAGTAAAGTTGGAATGGTTTGATTACGGTCCGTCTATGGATGCTTTCGCTGCCAAGAAGGTGGATGCTGTGGGTGTTGCTAACGGTGATGCCATGGTGCTGAACGCTACCGGCGCCCGTAACGTGACCATCCTGATCAACGACTACAGTAACGGTAACGATAAGATTGTCGGTGCCCCGGGAATCAATTCCATCAAGGATTTGAAGGGTAAGAAGGTTGGCGTTGAAATTGGCTGCCTTTCCCACGCTCTTTTGATTAACGCTCTGCAGAAGAATGGCTTGAAGCCTTCCGAAGTGACTCTGGTGAACATGCCCACCCATCAGGCTGTACAGACTCTGGAATCCGGTGAAGTTGCCGCTGTGGTGGCATGGGTTCCCCATTCTGTGAACGCTCTTGAAAAGGTGAAGGGTTCCAAGGAACTTTACACCAGCGCCAACGAACCGGGTATCATTTATGACTTGCTGGTTGTTTCTCAGGAATCCCTCATGAAGAACAAGGCTGAATGGGCCAAGGTGGTGGCCGCCTGGGATGACGTGGTGGCTTATTTGAAGGACCCTGCCAACAAGGATGAGGCTGTTAAGATTCTGGCTGCCCGCGTGGGTATTTCCGAAGCTCAGTATTCGAAGTTCATGGGCGGCACCAAGTTCTTGAGCCTCAGCGAATCTGTGAAGTATTTCAAGAAGGGCGAAGGTTACAATTCCATTTATGGTTCTTCCAAGATTGTAGACAAGTTCTTCGTAGATAACAAGGTGTATGACAAGAGTGTTGATGTGAATCGATTCATCATGCCTAAGTTCACCGAAGACGCTCTGAAGAAGTAA
- a CDS encoding ROK family protein, translating to MVKEIHSSTEIKKINVASVKRAILEKGSATKPEVAELTGLSVVTCGAILNELAASGTIIEETQRLSNGGRPAVSYRFSENTGNALCAYMYKESDFCYLRYQIRDISGNIKDTGVIQEKSLSIDTLVDYIKKLCVPEKFIKVIVLGIQGCINNGVLEFSDFSNLIGINVSNKIQSATGITTIVENDMNTIALGYSKSDENTNVDNIAILFFPKGQTPAGGFVVDGNILRGSSNLAGELSFFPFNFKKESQRVAFSDIEYAQPIIGQLAVATTIFLDPSAIVITGGLSNEVNKEDIINVLKTSLNRSQLPDIKIQPMVESEYYTGLYSIALDHLI from the coding sequence ATGGTTAAGGAAATTCACTCTTCGACAGAAATCAAGAAAATAAATGTGGCCAGCGTAAAAAGAGCCATTTTGGAGAAAGGATCCGCCACCAAGCCAGAAGTAGCTGAACTTACAGGACTGAGCGTCGTCACTTGCGGCGCGATCCTTAACGAGCTCGCCGCATCAGGGACCATTATCGAAGAAACACAAAGACTTTCCAACGGGGGTCGCCCCGCCGTGAGTTACCGTTTTAGCGAAAATACAGGCAACGCCCTCTGCGCATACATGTACAAGGAGAGCGATTTCTGCTATCTACGATATCAAATCCGAGACATTTCTGGAAACATCAAAGACACCGGCGTAATCCAAGAGAAGAGTCTCAGTATAGACACCCTGGTTGACTATATCAAAAAACTATGCGTTCCCGAAAAGTTCATCAAAGTCATCGTACTAGGAATCCAAGGGTGCATCAACAACGGCGTCTTGGAATTCTCCGATTTTTCAAATTTAATCGGAATCAACGTCTCTAACAAAATACAATCCGCAACAGGAATCACCACGATAGTCGAAAACGACATGAACACCATCGCGCTAGGTTATTCCAAAAGCGACGAGAATACAAACGTAGACAACATTGCCATTCTCTTTTTTCCAAAGGGACAAACTCCCGCGGGAGGATTCGTTGTCGACGGGAACATTCTTCGCGGGTCATCAAATCTTGCAGGAGAGCTTTCTTTCTTCCCCTTCAATTTCAAAAAAGAAAGTCAGCGAGTCGCCTTCAGCGACATTGAATATGCACAGCCAATCATAGGGCAGCTAGCCGTTGCCACCACTATATTTCTAGATCCATCTGCCATCGTTATCACAGGCGGCCTATCTAATGAAGTGAACAAGGAAGACATTATAAATGTCTTAAAAACAAGCCTTAATCGCAGCCAACTTCCCGACATCAAAATTCAGCCTATGGTAGAATCGGAATATTACACCGGTTTATATTCCATTGCTCTTGACCATTTAATTTAA